From Mycolicibacterium nivoides, a single genomic window includes:
- a CDS encoding helix-turn-helix domain-containing protein, whose product MSATVEPDPAGTADTVVGARIRQFRAARKMSLRQLADRAGISPGFLSQVERGQVNASVGTLRRLAQSLGIVLPDLFTDDEVTDVRILRKAARPTIEVSELSSKYLLSQKPLRNLEVYAGELSPGSSAGEAYVHGDAQEILIVIAGTPTLELDGERYVLEPGDSAEYRTSMPHTVHNLSDAPVELIWIVSPPTDWPT is encoded by the coding sequence ATGAGTGCGACTGTCGAGCCTGATCCCGCTGGGACGGCAGACACCGTGGTCGGTGCCCGGATCCGGCAGTTCCGCGCCGCCCGGAAGATGTCTCTTCGCCAGTTGGCCGATCGCGCCGGTATCTCCCCGGGCTTTCTCAGCCAGGTGGAGCGCGGGCAGGTCAACGCGAGTGTCGGAACCCTGCGTCGCCTGGCTCAGTCGCTGGGCATCGTGCTCCCGGACTTGTTCACCGACGACGAGGTCACCGACGTCCGCATTCTCAGGAAGGCGGCCCGGCCGACCATCGAGGTGTCAGAGCTGAGCTCGAAATACCTTCTGTCGCAAAAGCCGCTGCGAAACCTCGAGGTCTACGCCGGTGAACTGTCACCCGGGTCGAGCGCAGGCGAGGCCTATGTGCACGGTGACGCGCAGGAGATCCTGATCGTCATCGCAGGCACCCCGACCCTGGAGCTCGACGGTGAGCGCTACGTGCTCGAGCCGGGCGACAGCGCGGAGTACCGCACGTCCATGCCGCACACCGTGCACAACTTGAGTGACGCGCCAGTCGAGCTCATCTGGATTGTCAGCCCCCCGACCGACTGGCCGACTTGA
- a CDS encoding FAD-dependent oxidoreductase translates to MTCVVIGAGAWGLPAAAELARRGHRVTLIDRYGPLNALSSSAGSTRLWRLADPDPLRVRTAQRGVDAMHRLGERVGTPVFLTRGLLWRDDESLPAVMSTLDALGVAYTSVAPGDVDRFFPGLCSDGRDALWQPVAGVVLAAASLQAQLKIFQSASGATLLERDVASVERSANGVRVVLAEGDVIDADVAVIAAGPGAGRLLSPLGLDLSLHPYLEQVVYFGDLANPAASDDFPCLFDGPSNERPGIYAMPSPGAGYKVGLDAPLRDYRANDVDRTPDAGRTAVLRDRVRADMCSVVPTVLNAQVCSWTDSPDGTFIVDRLEGGIVVACGDSGEGFKYSALMGEVLADLAEGHTPDPDVGQWSLARFATGVPERTGPHVLGRH, encoded by the coding sequence ATGACGTGCGTGGTGATCGGTGCGGGTGCCTGGGGTCTGCCCGCCGCGGCGGAACTCGCCCGCCGCGGGCACCGGGTGACGTTGATCGACCGCTACGGCCCGCTCAATGCGCTGTCGTCATCGGCGGGATCGACCCGGTTGTGGCGACTGGCCGACCCTGATCCGCTGCGGGTGCGGACGGCGCAGCGTGGTGTCGACGCGATGCACCGCCTCGGCGAACGTGTCGGTACCCCGGTGTTCCTCACCCGTGGTCTGCTGTGGCGCGACGACGAGTCGCTGCCGGCCGTGATGTCGACGCTGGACGCCCTCGGGGTCGCGTACACGAGCGTGGCTCCCGGCGACGTGGATCGGTTCTTCCCGGGTCTGTGCAGCGACGGGAGGGATGCTCTCTGGCAGCCGGTGGCCGGCGTCGTGCTGGCCGCCGCATCGCTGCAGGCTCAGCTGAAGATCTTCCAGAGCGCCTCCGGTGCAACGCTTCTCGAACGTGATGTGGCCAGTGTGGAGAGATCTGCCAATGGCGTCCGGGTGGTGCTGGCCGAGGGCGACGTGATCGACGCGGATGTCGCGGTGATCGCAGCCGGGCCGGGGGCTGGACGCCTACTGTCGCCACTCGGGCTCGACCTGTCGCTACACCCGTACCTCGAACAGGTGGTGTACTTCGGCGATCTGGCGAATCCTGCTGCCTCCGATGACTTTCCATGCCTTTTCGATGGGCCGTCGAACGAGCGTCCGGGCATCTACGCCATGCCGTCGCCCGGTGCGGGCTACAAGGTCGGTTTGGACGCACCGCTGCGGGACTACCGGGCCAACGATGTCGACCGGACGCCTGATGCCGGGCGGACTGCTGTGCTCCGCGACCGGGTGCGCGCCGATATGTGTTCGGTGGTTCCAACGGTGCTCAACGCTCAGGTCTGCAGTTGGACCGACTCTCCCGATGGCACGTTCATCGTCGACCGGCTTGAGGGTGGAATCGTCGTTGCATGCGGCGACTCGGGGGAGGGTTTCAAATACTCCGCACTGATGGGCGAGGTGCTCGCCGATCTGGCGGAGGGCCACACGCCGGACCCGGATGTCGGCCAGTGGTCGTTGGCGCGCTTCGCGACCGGCGTGCCTGAGCGCACCGGCCCACACGTGCTCGGCAGGCATTGA
- a CDS encoding gamma-aminobutyraldehyde dehydrogenase: MSVAVNVTSSWINGAPVATAGATHQIIDPATGRPVADYALATPADVDNAVDAARKAFPAWSRATPAERSAVLAKLAKLADEHADQLVAEEVSQTGKPVRLATEFDVPGSVDNIDFFAGAARHLEGKATAEYSGDHTSSIRREAVGVVATITPWNYPLQMAVWKVIPALAAGCSVVIKPAEITPLTTLTLARLATEAGLPDGVFNVVTGGGADVGTALAGHRDVDVVTFTGSTAVGRKVMAAAAVHGHRTQLELGGKAPFVVFDDADLDAAIQGAVAGALINTGQDCTAATRAIVARDLYDDFVAGVAEVMSKIVVGDPHDPDTDLGPLISFAHRDKVAAMVARAPEQGGRVVTGGVIPDLPGAFYRPTLIADVAETSEVYRDEVFGPVLTVRAFADDDDAIRQANDTVYGLAASAWTRDVYRAQRASREINAGCVWVNDHIPIISEMPHGGVGASGFGKDMSDYSFEEYLTIKHVMSDITGVAEKEWHRTIFSKR; encoded by the coding sequence ATGAGCGTGGCAGTGAATGTGACGAGCAGCTGGATCAACGGTGCACCTGTGGCGACGGCCGGGGCTACCCATCAAATCATCGACCCCGCCACCGGCCGGCCTGTCGCCGACTACGCGCTGGCCACTCCGGCGGACGTGGACAACGCCGTCGATGCCGCCCGCAAGGCGTTCCCCGCCTGGTCGAGGGCGACGCCGGCCGAGCGGTCGGCGGTACTGGCCAAGCTGGCCAAGCTGGCTGATGAGCACGCCGACCAGCTGGTCGCCGAAGAGGTGAGCCAGACCGGCAAGCCGGTGCGCCTGGCCACCGAATTCGATGTCCCCGGCAGCGTCGACAACATCGACTTCTTCGCCGGCGCGGCACGGCACCTGGAGGGCAAGGCCACCGCCGAGTACTCCGGTGATCACACTTCGAGCATCCGGCGAGAGGCCGTCGGCGTCGTCGCGACCATCACGCCGTGGAACTATCCGCTGCAGATGGCGGTGTGGAAGGTCATTCCGGCCTTGGCCGCCGGCTGTTCCGTCGTCATCAAGCCCGCCGAGATCACCCCGCTGACCACCCTCACCCTGGCGCGGCTGGCCACCGAGGCCGGCCTGCCCGACGGTGTGTTCAACGTCGTCACCGGTGGTGGCGCCGACGTCGGCACCGCGCTGGCCGGACACCGCGACGTCGATGTCGTGACCTTCACCGGCTCCACCGCGGTGGGCCGCAAGGTGATGGCCGCCGCCGCGGTACACGGACACCGCACTCAGCTCGAGCTGGGCGGCAAGGCCCCGTTCGTGGTGTTCGACGACGCCGATCTGGACGCCGCCATCCAGGGCGCCGTGGCCGGTGCCCTGATCAACACTGGCCAGGACTGCACCGCCGCCACCAGGGCGATCGTGGCGCGCGACCTCTACGACGACTTCGTCGCCGGCGTCGCCGAGGTGATGAGCAAGATCGTCGTCGGCGATCCGCACGATCCCGACACCGACCTGGGCCCGCTGATCTCGTTCGCGCACCGCGACAAGGTGGCCGCCATGGTGGCCCGGGCGCCCGAGCAGGGCGGCCGCGTGGTCACCGGTGGCGTGATTCCCGATCTGCCCGGCGCGTTCTACCGGCCCACCTTGATCGCCGATGTCGCCGAGACCTCCGAGGTGTACCGCGACGAGGTCTTCGGTCCGGTGCTGACGGTGCGGGCCTTCGCCGACGACGACGACGCGATCCGGCAGGCCAACGACACGGTCTACGGCCTGGCCGCCTCGGCCTGGACGCGGGACGTATACCGGGCACAGCGCGCCTCGCGGGAGATCAACGCCGGGTGCGTGTGGGTCAACGACCACATCCCGATCATCAGCGAGATGCCGCACGGCGGCGTCGGTGCGTCGGGATTCGGCAAGGACATGAGCGACTACTCGTTCGAGGAATACCTCACCATCAAGCACGTGATGAGCGACATCACCGGCGTGGCCGAAAAAGAGTGGCACCGCACGATTTTCAGCAAGCGCTGA
- a CDS encoding Lrp/AsnC family transcriptional regulator: MTNPDGPDLQAVPLRVNNSRTAFQLDELSKAIIEKLQADGRRSYAGIGKAVGLSEAAVRQRVQRMVDAGVMQIVAVTDPLQLGFARQAMIGIRCTGDTLKLAEKLSAIEAVDYVVLTAGSFDAICEVVCEDDDSLLELLNTQIRSLPGVITTETLVYLKLVKQQYNWGTR; the protein is encoded by the coding sequence ATGACCAACCCTGATGGTCCCGACCTTCAGGCCGTGCCGCTGCGCGTGAACAATTCTCGCACCGCCTTTCAACTCGATGAACTGTCGAAGGCGATCATCGAGAAGCTGCAGGCCGACGGCCGCCGTTCGTATGCCGGAATCGGCAAGGCCGTTGGCCTGTCCGAGGCCGCGGTGCGCCAGCGCGTCCAGCGCATGGTCGACGCCGGCGTCATGCAGATCGTCGCGGTGACCGATCCGCTGCAACTCGGGTTCGCCCGGCAGGCGATGATCGGCATCCGCTGCACCGGCGACACCCTCAAGTTGGCAGAGAAACTGTCCGCCATCGAGGCCGTGGACTACGTCGTGCTGACGGCCGGGTCCTTCGACGCCATCTGCGAGGTGGTCTGCGAGGACGACGACAGCCTGCTGGAACTTCTCAACACCCAGATCCGATCATTGCCGGGAGTGATAACCACCGAAACCCTCGTTTATCTGAAACTCGTCAAACAGCAATACAATTGGGGAACTCGATGA
- a CDS encoding aspartate aminotransferase family protein, whose product MSITEKSDLGTKANRHLWGHFARHGEGITPPIITRGEGVHIFDDKGKSYIDGLSGLFVVQVGHGRKELAEAAAKQAEKLSFFPLWSYATPPAIELAERVANYAPGDLNRVFFTTGGGEAVESAWKLAKQYFKLTGKPGKHKVVSRAIAYHGTPQGALAITGIPAFKAPFEPLTPGGFRAPNTNFYRAPAEYAHDEKVFGRYCADRIAEAIEFEGPDTVAAVFLEPVQNAGGCFPPPPGYFERVREICDEYDVLLVSDEVICAYGRIGSMFACDDFGYVPDIITSAKGLTSGYSPLGAMVASDRLFEPFNDGKTTFGHGYTFGGHPVSAAVAMANLDIFEREGINAHVKEAAPAFRATLEKLYDLPIVGDVRGEGFFYGIELVKDKATKETFNDEESERLLRGFLTPALWEAGLYCRADDRGDPVIQLAPPLISGQAEFDAIYEILHGVLSEAGKLL is encoded by the coding sequence ATGAGCATCACCGAAAAGTCCGATCTAGGAACCAAAGCCAACCGCCACCTGTGGGGGCACTTCGCCCGCCACGGGGAGGGCATCACCCCGCCGATCATCACCCGCGGCGAGGGCGTCCACATCTTCGACGACAAGGGCAAGAGCTACATCGACGGCCTGTCCGGCCTCTTTGTCGTCCAGGTCGGCCACGGCCGCAAGGAACTTGCCGAGGCCGCGGCCAAGCAGGCCGAGAAGCTGTCCTTCTTCCCGCTGTGGTCCTACGCCACCCCGCCGGCCATCGAACTGGCCGAGCGCGTCGCCAACTATGCACCGGGTGACCTGAACCGGGTCTTCTTCACCACCGGCGGCGGCGAGGCAGTCGAGAGCGCATGGAAACTGGCCAAGCAGTACTTCAAGCTCACCGGAAAACCCGGTAAGCACAAGGTGGTTTCGCGTGCCATCGCCTACCACGGCACGCCGCAGGGCGCGTTGGCGATCACCGGAATCCCGGCGTTCAAGGCTCCGTTCGAGCCGCTGACCCCCGGCGGCTTCCGGGCACCGAACACCAACTTCTACCGGGCGCCTGCCGAATACGCGCACGACGAAAAGGTTTTCGGCCGCTACTGCGCCGACCGCATCGCCGAGGCCATCGAGTTCGAGGGCCCCGACACCGTGGCCGCGGTGTTCCTCGAGCCCGTGCAGAACGCCGGTGGCTGCTTCCCGCCGCCGCCCGGATACTTCGAGCGAGTCCGCGAGATCTGCGACGAGTACGACGTACTGCTGGTGTCCGACGAGGTGATCTGCGCGTACGGCCGCATCGGTTCGATGTTCGCATGCGACGATTTCGGCTATGTACCGGACATCATCACCAGCGCCAAGGGCCTGACGTCGGGCTACTCACCGCTGGGCGCGATGGTGGCCAGCGACCGGCTGTTCGAGCCGTTCAACGACGGCAAGACGACCTTCGGGCACGGCTACACCTTTGGCGGACACCCGGTTTCGGCCGCGGTGGCGATGGCCAACCTCGACATCTTCGAGCGCGAGGGCATCAACGCCCACGTCAAGGAAGCCGCTCCGGCGTTCCGGGCAACCTTGGAGAAGCTGTACGACCTGCCGATCGTCGGCGATGTCCGCGGTGAGGGCTTCTTCTACGGAATCGAGCTCGTCAAGGACAAGGCCACCAAGGAGACGTTCAACGACGAAGAGTCCGAACGGCTGCTGCGCGGGTTCCTCACCCCGGCACTGTGGGAGGCCGGCTTGTACTGCCGCGCCGACGACCGTGGCGACCCAGTGATCCAGCTGGCGCCGCCGCTGATCAGCGGCCAGGCCGAGTTCGACGCGATCTACGAGATCCTGCACGGCGTGCTGTCCGAAGCCGGAAAGCTGCTGTAA
- a CDS encoding SMP-30/gluconolactonase/LRE family protein has protein sequence MPRKPPIDPVRWTPPPIDPLPDFGPAELTIVPMPGEGPEDVVADAAGQLWTGLVDGRIVRVSPDGAATVVADTGGRPLGMHVARDGRVLICDSLRGLLALDATTGTITTLVESVDGRKLKFCSNVTETSDGTIYFTESTSHFQFEHFSGAIMEARGRGGLFRLSVDGSVTTLLDGLYFANGLTVTADESALVFAETQGRRLSKYWLGGPQAGTATPLAVHLPGYPDNISTGADGRIWVAMVSPPNAAAEWLAPRAPVIRKLLWHLPDRLQPKIRPQVWVLAFDADSGAVVAGVQMTHPNFGTVTGVVESAGKLWMSTIAFPALAYTELAALT, from the coding sequence ATGCCGCGCAAGCCCCCCATCGATCCGGTCCGTTGGACTCCACCTCCCATCGACCCGCTGCCCGACTTCGGTCCCGCCGAGCTGACCATCGTGCCGATGCCCGGGGAAGGACCCGAGGACGTCGTCGCGGATGCAGCCGGACAGCTGTGGACCGGACTGGTGGACGGGCGAATCGTGCGCGTCTCCCCCGACGGCGCCGCTACAGTCGTCGCCGATACGGGTGGACGCCCGCTCGGCATGCACGTCGCGCGCGACGGAAGGGTCCTGATCTGCGACAGCCTCCGCGGGCTGCTGGCGCTGGACGCGACCACCGGCACGATAACGACGCTTGTCGAGTCAGTCGATGGCAGGAAGCTGAAGTTCTGTTCGAATGTCACCGAAACATCAGACGGCACAATTTATTTCACCGAGTCGACAAGCCACTTTCAGTTCGAGCATTTCTCCGGAGCCATCATGGAGGCCCGCGGGCGGGGCGGCCTGTTCCGGCTGAGTGTCGATGGATCCGTCACCACGCTGCTGGACGGCCTGTACTTCGCCAACGGCCTGACCGTCACCGCTGACGAATCAGCGTTGGTGTTCGCCGAGACCCAGGGCCGCCGGCTGTCGAAGTACTGGCTGGGCGGGCCGCAGGCCGGCACCGCCACTCCGCTGGCAGTACACCTGCCGGGTTACCCGGACAACATCTCCACCGGTGCCGACGGCCGGATCTGGGTCGCGATGGTCTCCCCGCCGAACGCCGCGGCCGAATGGCTCGCGCCCCGGGCGCCGGTGATCCGAAAACTCCTGTGGCATCTGCCTGACCGGCTCCAGCCCAAGATCCGGCCGCAGGTGTGGGTCCTGGCTTTCGACGCCGACTCCGGGGCCGTGGTCGCGGGTGTACAGATGACGCATCCGAACTTCGGCACGGTCACCGGGGTGGTCGAATCCGCGGGCAAGCTCTGGATGTCGACGATCGCATTCCCGGCACTCGCCTACACCGAACTCGCCGCCCTGACTTAG
- a CDS encoding MarR family winged helix-turn-helix transcriptional regulator yields MLAVESPNSRGVLNATDEEWRHWGNFGESAELLYREINAALVARHSLAVPDVQLLNLLNENARRRVRMGALADALVLAPSRLTWQVRRLEERGLVRRFRSREDGRGVVVGITRHGQECLRPAMRTYAMLVRQFYLAPLNREQMTALGDGARRVSHALKSGCAATH; encoded by the coding sequence ATGCTGGCAGTTGAATCGCCAAACTCTCGAGGAGTACTGAATGCCACTGATGAAGAGTGGCGGCACTGGGGGAACTTTGGTGAGTCCGCCGAGTTGCTCTACCGGGAGATCAACGCCGCTCTCGTCGCCAGGCACAGTCTCGCGGTTCCCGATGTGCAGCTACTCAATCTCCTTAACGAGAACGCGCGCCGACGTGTGCGAATGGGCGCTCTGGCCGATGCTCTGGTTCTCGCGCCGAGCCGGCTGACGTGGCAGGTCCGTCGGCTGGAGGAACGCGGTCTGGTCCGCAGGTTTCGCAGCCGCGAAGACGGGCGAGGCGTCGTCGTGGGGATCACCCGGCACGGTCAGGAGTGCCTACGCCCGGCGATGCGCACGTACGCCATGCTGGTGCGACAGTTCTACCTCGCACCGCTGAATCGGGAGCAGATGACCGCATTGGGAGACGGCGCCCGACGTGTCAGCCATGCTTTGAAGAGTGGCTGCGCCGCGACGCACTAA
- a CDS encoding helix-turn-helix transcriptional regulator yields the protein MDVPLVRTRITQLEDLRNAVNDAGLSAFQMSREPPRGSLIHAADGGIAFSSGRFDSRVQIRGPLSADGVSIAVGLRIPPRNRLLLREIDSGIVTMFRPGDEHEAFHDVDSLYAVVTLREETLESEAERYGLSLSPNAFRSTGIHPQPLARTHLAAISAHLARVHRDGDHAQLGSAALADIVAAFIGHFARQPAPLPAFSLRQRQRIVEVTRAYIDRNLDKRLDIEGLARLAGISRRTLARSFHETLGESPQSYIARMRLHRIRSDLLAGSDPEATIADVSNRWGISELGRMSARYRSLFGELPSQTRMRGSR from the coding sequence ATGGACGTGCCGTTGGTCCGGACCCGGATCACCCAACTCGAGGACTTACGCAATGCGGTCAACGACGCCGGGCTGAGCGCGTTCCAGATGTCGCGTGAACCGCCGCGCGGCAGTCTGATTCATGCCGCCGACGGTGGAATCGCGTTCAGTTCCGGCCGCTTCGACAGCCGGGTACAGATCCGTGGGCCGTTGTCTGCCGATGGCGTCTCCATCGCCGTCGGCCTGCGGATTCCACCCAGGAACCGGCTGCTGTTGCGGGAAATCGACTCGGGCATCGTCACGATGTTTCGCCCCGGCGATGAGCACGAGGCCTTTCACGACGTCGACTCGCTCTACGCCGTCGTCACCCTGCGCGAGGAAACCCTTGAAAGCGAAGCCGAACGATATGGACTCAGCCTCTCCCCCAACGCTTTCCGGAGCACCGGTATCCACCCGCAACCCCTGGCGCGGACACATCTCGCCGCCATCTCGGCCCACCTGGCTCGCGTGCACCGTGACGGCGACCACGCGCAGCTCGGCTCGGCGGCACTGGCCGACATCGTCGCGGCATTCATCGGTCACTTCGCGCGGCAACCGGCGCCGCTGCCCGCTTTCTCGCTGCGGCAACGTCAGAGAATCGTCGAGGTGACCCGGGCATACATCGACCGGAACCTCGACAAACGTCTCGACATCGAAGGCCTCGCACGGCTCGCCGGGATCTCCCGTCGCACCCTCGCCCGGTCATTCCACGAAACCCTGGGTGAGTCGCCGCAGTCCTACATCGCACGGATGCGCCTGCATCGCATCCGGTCCGATCTCCTCGCCGGCAGTGATCCGGAAGCCACGATCGCCGACGTATCCAACAGGTGGGGCATCAGCGAACTTGGTCGCATGTCCGCCCGATACCGCAGCCTGTTCGGCGAGCTGCCGTCACAAACCCGGATGCGCGGCTCGCGCTGA